Proteins from a single region of Carassius carassius chromosome 25, fCarCar2.1, whole genome shotgun sequence:
- the LOC132104830 gene encoding major histocompatibility complex class I-related gene protein-like → MSFSTDKHFLRYEFTAFCKASTFPVIKAVGVCDYRQIAYYSNEERVWIRLSANNWISAPEEPPDSRDWFLHQLNTLSNCTDSQCFEPHVLQRVTGCELEKSPEGTVSLRAFDEYGFDGEDFMSFDSDTLQWIEKNPKAKETKIKWDQQTGRNEVLKQYLKTCTVWISSFNSTKKTPPDVRVFAKKAPDDPSKLVLICLVTGFYPRDIEMNIRLDESVLVNQTSSGIRPNADGSFQMRTSVKIDANHNGIYDCLVKHSSLTQTRAIVTVYHQILSAESQQWFLITGIKATAAVVIFLLLIGYCIYQKKNSNALMRSYPVKLE, encoded by the exons ACAAACACTTCCTGCGCTACGAGTTTACAGCATTTTGCAAAGCAAGCAcatttcctgtgatcaaagctgtcgGCGTCTGTGATTACAGACAGATCGCTTACTACAGTAATGAAGAAAGAGTTTGGATAAGATTGAGTGCAAATAACTGGATCAGTGCTCCTGAAGAACCACCTGATTCTAGAGACTGGTTCCTTCATCAGTTAAACACTTTGTCAAACTGCACAGACTCTCAGTGCTTTG AGCCCCATGTTCTTCAGAGAGTAACTGGTTGTGAACTAGAGAAATCTCCTGAAGGAACAGTGAGTCTGAGAGCATTTGATGAATATGGGTTTGATGGAGAGGATTTTATGTCCTTTGATTCTGACACTCTGCAGTGGATCGAGAAAAACCCCAAAGCTAAAGAAACCAAAATCAAATGGGATCAGCAAACTGGACGCAATGAAGTCCTCAAGCAATACCTGAAGACATGCACTGTCTGGATCTCCAGCTTTAACAGCACAAAGAAGA CTCCACCAGATGTTCGTGTCTTTGCGAAGAAAGCTCCTGATGATCCCAGTAAGCTGGTTCTGATCTGTCTGGTCACTGGTTTCTACCCCAGAGATATTGAGATGAACATCAGATTGGACGAATCTGTTCTTGTGAACCAAACATCTTCTGGAATCAGACCAAATGCTGAtggatcatttcagatgagaaccaGTGTGAAGATCGATGCAAATCACAATGGGATTTATGACTGTCTGGTCAAACACAGCAGTCTGACTCAGACACGAGCGATTGTAACAGTATATCACCAGATATTAAGTG cagaaTCTCAGCAGTGGTTTCTTATAACAGGAATAAAAGCAACAGCAGCTGTAGTTATATTTCTCCTTTTGATTGGTTACTGCATCTACCAAAAGAAAAATTCAAATG CTCTGATGAGAAGTTACCCAGTTAAGTTGGAGTGA
- the LOC132103894 gene encoding patr class II histocompatibility antigen, DO beta chain-like isoform X1, which produces MFYVDIGIVLPICFFFSAVLSDAQQEKHFLHYMFTVMIKADTLPVFSAVCESDHIQISHYSTEEQIWMRENLTEHDWDRAPEGPPETTDWYLDLIRILSNRTESSDLFVLQRVIGCELEKLPDGAVNLTPVDEYGFGGEDCVAFSSDTSQCSDKSLNVKETKIKRDHRVKLQEFFKNCLDWISTFNNTKKNSPDVHVFARKAPDDHSKLVLICLVTGFYPRDIEMNIRLNRINIQNQTSSGVRHNNDETFQMRSSVEIDRNHRGSYDCRVIHSSLTEPVSVDWDGRCSGCDPESQMSVTVGILISALVLAVVFSVIPRCINRRKKHHGLMRSYHYYGGTTEQLQFPEASDQELNTDF; this is translated from the exons atgttttatgtaGATATAGGAATAGTTTTGcctatttgttttttcttttccgcGGTTTTAAGCGATGCACAGCAAG AGAAGCACTTTCTCCACTACATGTTCACAGTCATGATAAAAGCAGACACACTTCCAGTGTTCAGCgctgtgtgtgagtctgatcacATCCAGATCTCTCACTACAGCACTGAAGAACAGATCTGGATGAGAGAGAATCTGACTGAACACGACTGGGACCGAGCTCCTGAAGGACCGCCTGAAACTACAGACTGGTATCTAGATCTGATCAGGATTCTGTCCAACCGCACGGAGTCTTCTG ATCTTTTTGTTCTTCAGAGAGTGATTGGCTGTGAGCTGGAGAAGCTTCCTGATGGAGCAGTGAATCTGACGCCGGTTGATGAATATGGATTTGGAGGAGAGGATTGTGTTGCCTTTAGTTCTGACACCTCACAGTGTTCTGATAAAAGTCTTAATGTCAAAGAAACCAAAATCAAGCGAGACCATCGAGTAAAACTTCAGGAATTCTTCAAGAACTGTCTGGACTGGATCTCAACGTTTAATAACACCAAAAAGA ATTCACCAGATGTTCATGTGTTTGCGAGGAAAGCTCCTGATGATCACAGTAAGCTGGTTCTGATCTGTCTGGTCACTGGTTTCTACCCCAGAGATATTGAGATGAACATCAGATTGAACAGAATTAATATTCAGAACCAAACATCTTCTGGAGTCAGACACAATAATGATGAAACCTTTCAGATGAGATCCAGTGTGGAGATCGACAGAAACCACAGAGGATCTTATGACTGTCGTGTCATTCACAGCAGTCTGACAGAACCAGTGTCAGTAGACTGGG ATGGCAGATGTTCTGGCTGTGATCCAGAATCTCAGATGTCTGTTACAGTAGGAATATTAATATCAGCTCTAGTTCTAGCTGTAGTCTTTTCTGTGATTCCTCGCTGCATCAACAGAAGGAAAAAGCATCATG GTCTAATGAGAAGTTATCATTATTATGGAGGAACGACTGAACAGCTTCAGTTCCCCGAAGCGTCTGATCAAGAGCTCAATACAGACTTTTAG
- the LOC132103894 gene encoding patr class II histocompatibility antigen, DO beta chain-like isoform X2, with protein MFYVDIGIVLPICFFFSAVLSDAQQEKHFLHYMFTVMIKADTLPVFSAVCESDHIQISHYSTEEQIWMRENLTEHDWDRAPEGPPETTDWYLDLIRILSNRTESSDLFVLQRVIGCELEKLPDGAVNLTPVDEYGFGGEDCVAFSSDTSQCSDKSLNVKETKIKRDHRVKLQEFFKNCLDWISTFNNTKKNSPDVHVFARKAPDDHSKLVLICLVTGFYPRDIEMNIRLNRINIQNQTSSGVRHNNDETFQMRSSVEIDRNHRGSYDCRVIHSSLTEPVSVDWDGKCLDCDPDSPQAVTAGVAAAALFLIALIVIGYCICKKKSSSAEL; from the exons atgttttatgtaGATATAGGAATAGTTTTGcctatttgttttttcttttccgcGGTTTTAAGCGATGCACAGCAAG AGAAGCACTTTCTCCACTACATGTTCACAGTCATGATAAAAGCAGACACACTTCCAGTGTTCAGCgctgtgtgtgagtctgatcacATCCAGATCTCTCACTACAGCACTGAAGAACAGATCTGGATGAGAGAGAATCTGACTGAACACGACTGGGACCGAGCTCCTGAAGGACCGCCTGAAACTACAGACTGGTATCTAGATCTGATCAGGATTCTGTCCAACCGCACGGAGTCTTCTG ATCTTTTTGTTCTTCAGAGAGTGATTGGCTGTGAGCTGGAGAAGCTTCCTGATGGAGCAGTGAATCTGACGCCGGTTGATGAATATGGATTTGGAGGAGAGGATTGTGTTGCCTTTAGTTCTGACACCTCACAGTGTTCTGATAAAAGTCTTAATGTCAAAGAAACCAAAATCAAGCGAGACCATCGAGTAAAACTTCAGGAATTCTTCAAGAACTGTCTGGACTGGATCTCAACGTTTAATAACACCAAAAAGA ATTCACCAGATGTTCATGTGTTTGCGAGGAAAGCTCCTGATGATCACAGTAAGCTGGTTCTGATCTGTCTGGTCACTGGTTTCTACCCCAGAGATATTGAGATGAACATCAGATTGAACAGAATTAATATTCAGAACCAAACATCTTCTGGAGTCAGACACAATAATGATGAAACCTTTCAGATGAGATCCAGTGTGGAGATCGACAGAAACCACAGAGGATCTTATGACTGTCGTGTCATTCACAGCAGTCTGACAGAACCAGTGTCAGTAGACTGGG ATGGGAAATGTCTCGACTGTGATCCAGATTCTCCGCAGGCTGTTACAGCAGGAGTCGCAGCAGCAGCGCTGTTTCTAATCGCTCTCATTGTGATTGGTTACTGCATCTGCAAAAAGAAATCATCCAGTGCTGAGTTATAA
- the LOC132103894 gene encoding H-2 class I histocompatibility antigen, K-B alpha chain-like isoform X3: MFCLILLSLFICMSPQSNAKPEKHSLHYKYTVLTKAGPFPAFSAVGESDHIQIARYRTEEQIWMRGNLTEDAWNEAPGAPAETKDGYLDLIRILSNCSECSELHVLQRISGCELEKLPDGAVISLKAFDEFAYDGKDFISCKYNFFPWMDKVIETEMNHQTGRNPFLKDFLINCTKWISTFNNTYKNSPDVGVFARKAPDDHSKLVLICLVTGFYPRDIEMNIRLDRTALGNQIFSEIRPNDDGSFQMRSSVKIDRNHRGSYDCFVNHNSLTEPVSAEWDGKCLDCDPDSPQAVTAGVAAAALFLIALIVIGYCICKKKSSSAEL; this comes from the exons ATGTTTTGCCTCATTTTATTATCTCTTTTTATTTGCATGTCTCCTCAAAGCAATGCGAAACCAG AGAAACACTCCCTGCACTACAAGTATACAGTCCTGACCAAAGCAGGTCCATTTCCAGCGTTCAGTGCTGTGGGTGAGTCTGATCACATACAGATCGCTCGCTACCGAACTGAAGAACAGATCTGGATGAGAGGGAATCTGACTGAAGACGCCTGGAACGAAGCTCCTGGAGCACCGGCTGAAACTAAAGATGGGTATCTAGATCTGATCAGGATTCTGTCCAACTGCTCTGAGTGTTCTG AGTTGCATGTGCTCCAGAGAATAAGTGGCTGTGAGCTGGAGAAACTCCCTGATGGAGCAGTGATCAGTCTGAAGGCCTTTGATGAGTTTGCATACGATGGAAAGGATTTTATTAGCTGTAAGTATAACTTTTTCCCGTGGATGGATAAAGTCATAGAAACCGAAATGAATCATCAAACTGGACGAAACCCATTTCTCAAGGACTTCCTCATAAACTGCACTAAGTGGATCTCCACGTTTAACAACACATATAAGA ATTCACCAGATGTTGGTGTGTTTGCGAGGAAAGCTCCTGATGATCACAGTAAGCTGGTTCTGATCTGTCTGGTCACTGGTTTCTACCCCAGAGATATTGAGATGAACATCAGATTGGACAGAACTGCACTTGGGaaccaaatattttctgaaatcaGACCCAATGATGACGGATCCTTTCAGATGAGATCCAGTGTGAAGATCGACAGAAACCACAGAGGATCTTATGACTGTTTTGTCAATCACAACAGTCTGACAGAACCAGTTTCAGCAGAATGGG ATGGGAAATGTCTCGACTGTGATCCAGATTCTCCGCAGGCTGTTACAGCAGGAGTCGCAGCAGCAGCGCTGTTTCTAATCGCTCTCATTGTGATTGGTTACTGCATCTGCAAAAAGAAATCATCCAGTGCTGAGTTATAA